In one Spirosoma rigui genomic region, the following are encoded:
- a CDS encoding Gfo/Idh/MocA family protein, translating into MNQADNSAPKQPNSGPGAPASKETTGTSRRQFLQAGALATAGFFIVPRHVLGGKGFIAPSDKLNIAGVGFGGKGFSDTNNSYNNGANNIVALCDVDWGLARVKENFTKHPNAKRYKDFREMLDKEGKSIDAVTVSTADHTHAVIAMAAMQRGKHVYVQKPLTHNIYEARMLTEAARKYKVVTQMGNQGSSNPQQKQMVDWYNQGLIGTVHTINLWTNRPVWPQGIPVPQPAAEKPVDLDWDLWLGPAQKVGYTPAYHPFKWRGWWNFGAGALGDIGCHIMDVPFRVLGLGYPTEVETSIGQVFLKDWTPEYIPEGCPPSSHVELKFPASAKNKSAVTMIWEDGGLRPFRPDMLPEGELMPENGENGVLMHGDKGLIVCGMYGDNPRLYTKSGQKMEAAPKPSNGLPENGHQVLWTEACKAGFNSKEHKALTSSFDFAGPLTESVLMGNLAIRSYTLRKAKADGKGFDYPGRKKLNWDGKNMKITNLDEANQFVKRDYREGWSLNA; encoded by the coding sequence ATGAACCAAGCAGATAATTCAGCGCCCAAACAGCCCAATTCCGGGCCCGGAGCGCCAGCGTCAAAAGAAACAACGGGTACCAGCCGTCGGCAGTTTCTCCAGGCCGGTGCACTGGCTACGGCGGGTTTCTTCATCGTACCCCGCCACGTGCTGGGTGGTAAGGGCTTCATTGCACCGAGTGACAAACTCAACATTGCCGGTGTCGGTTTTGGTGGTAAGGGATTCAGTGATACCAACAACTCATACAATAACGGAGCCAACAACATCGTGGCCCTCTGTGACGTAGACTGGGGCCTTGCCCGCGTGAAAGAGAACTTCACTAAGCACCCCAACGCAAAACGATACAAGGACTTCCGGGAAATGCTGGACAAGGAAGGCAAATCCATCGATGCTGTAACGGTATCGACGGCCGACCATACGCACGCAGTCATCGCCATGGCTGCCATGCAGCGCGGCAAGCACGTCTACGTCCAGAAACCGCTGACTCACAATATATACGAAGCCCGGATGCTGACCGAAGCGGCCCGCAAATACAAGGTCGTTACGCAGATGGGTAACCAGGGGTCATCCAACCCCCAGCAGAAGCAGATGGTCGACTGGTACAACCAGGGCCTGATTGGTACGGTGCACACCATCAACCTCTGGACCAACCGGCCCGTATGGCCGCAGGGTATTCCCGTACCGCAGCCCGCGGCCGAAAAGCCCGTGGATCTGGACTGGGATCTGTGGCTCGGACCCGCTCAGAAGGTGGGGTATACGCCCGCCTATCACCCCTTCAAATGGCGTGGCTGGTGGAACTTCGGTGCCGGTGCCCTGGGCGACATCGGGTGCCATATCATGGACGTACCATTCCGCGTACTGGGCCTGGGTTACCCTACCGAAGTTGAAACCAGTATCGGTCAGGTTTTCCTGAAAGACTGGACACCCGAGTACATTCCCGAAGGATGCCCACCCTCATCCCACGTGGAGTTGAAATTCCCGGCCTCGGCCAAAAACAAGTCGGCCGTAACGATGATCTGGGAAGATGGCGGTCTGCGCCCGTTCCGGCCCGATATGCTGCCCGAAGGCGAACTGATGCCTGAGAACGGCGAAAACGGGGTGCTGATGCACGGCGACAAAGGGCTGATCGTTTGTGGTATGTACGGCGACAACCCTCGTCTGTATACCAAAAGCGGCCAGAAAATGGAAGCCGCGCCTAAACCAAGCAACGGACTGCCCGAAAACGGCCACCAGGTGCTGTGGACCGAAGCCTGCAAAGCCGGCTTTAACAGTAAGGAGCATAAAGCGCTTACGTCGTCGTTCGACTTCGCCGGTCCGCTTACCGAGTCGGTGCTGATGGGTAACCTGGCCATCCGCAGCTATACCCTCCGGAAAGCAAAAGCCGACGGTAAAGGATTTGACTACCCGGGTCGTAAAAAACTGAACTGGGATGGCAAGAACATGAAAATCACGAACCTCGATGAAGCCAACCAGTTCGTTAAGCGTGACTACCGCGAAGGCTGGTCACTGAACGCGTAA
- a CDS encoding beta-N-acetylhexosaminidase: MKKTLFLLVLSGPLLAQSVSLPVPALIPAPQTLEPGKGTFTITAQTRLNVLTPVAAVRRMVTDNLPGIPLSDRTIPNSRPITVRLAAVSGVGPEGYDLSIRPTGILLTAPEAAGLFYGLQTLRQLLPVANSRNGQLLTTTKGQRIPALHIRDQPRFGWRGLMLDVSRHFFDKAFVMRYIDQMAQYKFNIFHWHLTDDQGWRIEIKSLPRLTQVGAWRVPRTGAWGDIENPMPGESTSYGGYYTQEDIREVVRYAADRHITVVPEIDMPGHMMAAIAAYPELTCGNKPVLIPTNGKFYKLEDNTLNPCEDSTFLFVDKVFTEVAALFPGPYIHVGGDEAFKGFWAQCADCKPLMAANSLRTVEELQSYFIKRVETIVQAKGKKLIGWDEILEGGLAPNATVMSWRGMKGGTEAARQGHPVIMTPAQHCYLDLYQGEPTAEPSTYSMCRLTDSYAFEPVPDSVRTELILGGQGNLWTESVPNGRHAEYMTWPRAFALADVLWTPKGRKNWPDFVSRVEAHFRRFDAAGINYAQSLYNPIVAVKKPPLGFYNVFLSHELPDAFLYYTTDSTIPDDRSLLYTKPFLMPKGASLLKVIAYRNGKPIGRMVELTADDLQKRLK; this comes from the coding sequence ATGAAAAAAACGCTTTTCCTGCTGGTACTGAGCGGTCCGCTGCTGGCGCAGTCGGTGTCGTTACCGGTGCCGGCCTTGATTCCGGCTCCGCAAACCCTCGAACCCGGCAAGGGTACGTTCACCATTACGGCCCAAACCCGCCTGAATGTTCTTACGCCCGTTGCTGCAGTACGCCGGATGGTAACCGATAACCTGCCGGGTATTCCCCTCAGCGATCGGACTATCCCGAACAGTCGCCCTATTACCGTCCGGCTGGCTGCCGTATCCGGCGTTGGACCGGAAGGGTACGACCTGTCCATCAGGCCAACGGGAATTTTGCTTACGGCACCCGAAGCCGCCGGCCTGTTTTATGGCCTGCAGACACTACGGCAGCTACTGCCAGTTGCCAATAGCCGGAACGGTCAACTGCTGACTACGACGAAAGGTCAGCGAATTCCGGCTCTGCACATCCGCGATCAGCCCCGTTTTGGCTGGCGTGGTCTGATGCTCGATGTAAGCCGTCACTTCTTCGACAAAGCATTTGTGATGCGCTATATCGACCAGATGGCTCAGTATAAATTCAATATTTTTCACTGGCACCTGACCGACGATCAGGGCTGGCGTATTGAGATAAAAAGCTTACCCCGCCTGACGCAGGTGGGTGCCTGGCGCGTACCCCGAACGGGTGCCTGGGGCGATATTGAGAACCCGATGCCGGGTGAATCGACTTCGTATGGCGGCTATTACACGCAGGAGGATATTCGCGAAGTGGTTCGCTACGCAGCCGACCGGCATATAACCGTCGTACCCGAAATCGACATGCCGGGGCACATGATGGCGGCTATTGCGGCCTACCCGGAACTGACCTGTGGCAATAAACCGGTGCTCATCCCCACCAACGGGAAGTTCTACAAGCTTGAAGACAATACCCTGAACCCCTGCGAAGACAGTACGTTCCTGTTCGTCGACAAGGTGTTTACCGAGGTAGCCGCCCTGTTTCCCGGTCCGTATATCCACGTCGGGGGCGATGAAGCATTCAAAGGGTTCTGGGCACAGTGCGCTGATTGTAAGCCGTTGATGGCTGCCAATTCCCTCAGGACGGTTGAGGAGTTACAGAGCTACTTTATTAAACGGGTAGAGACGATTGTGCAGGCAAAGGGAAAGAAACTCATCGGCTGGGACGAAATACTGGAAGGCGGACTGGCACCCAACGCAACGGTGATGAGCTGGCGGGGCATGAAAGGGGGAACTGAAGCAGCTCGTCAGGGTCATCCGGTTATTATGACCCCGGCGCAGCATTGCTACCTGGATCTGTACCAGGGCGAACCCACCGCTGAGCCAAGTACGTACAGTATGTGCCGTTTAACCGACTCCTACGCGTTTGAGCCTGTCCCCGACAGCGTAAGAACCGAGCTCATTCTGGGTGGTCAGGGTAATTTGTGGACCGAGTCGGTACCGAATGGTCGCCATGCCGAATACATGACCTGGCCGCGGGCGTTTGCTCTCGCCGATGTATTGTGGACACCCAAAGGCCGCAAGAACTGGCCTGATTTCGTTAGTCGCGTTGAAGCGCACTTCCGCCGGTTCGATGCTGCCGGTATCAATTACGCCCAGAGTCTGTATAACCCCATTGTTGCGGTGAAAAAGCCACCACTCGGCTTTTACAACGTCTTTCTGAGTCACGAACTACCCGACGCCTTTCTGTATTACACCACCGACAGTACCATTCCGGACGATCGATCGCTTTTGTACACCAAACCGTTTCTGATGCCCAAAGGAGCCAGTCTGTTAAAAGTGATCGCGTATCGAAATGGTAAACCCATCGGTCGGATGGTGGAGTTGACTGCTGACGATTTGCAGAAACGACTAAAGTAA
- a CDS encoding NAD-dependent epimerase/dehydratase family protein translates to MKLLITGGAGFVGSSLAISLKKNYPSYEIFALDNLKRRGSELSLARLKAAGIEFLHGDIRNKEDFDALPAVDTVIEASAEPSVLAGLDGTPDYLINTNLFGTVNCLNYALKHKANFIFLSTSRVYPIKTIETLNFAEADTRFVLTDDQPVAGVSSKGIAEDFPLTGARSLYGTTKLASELLIQEYNEFYGLKTVINRCGVITGPWQMGKVDQGVMVLWIAKHYFEQKLAYIGYGGTGKQTRDMLHIADLYRLIDWELHNLDAVNGEILNAGGGVKSSASLQELTAICQEVTGKTIPITSVAENRAADIRLYITDNSNVTKLTGWEPQLGIREIVTDIHDWLNENRDALEPILK, encoded by the coding sequence ATGAAATTACTCATCACTGGCGGAGCCGGATTTGTTGGCTCATCACTCGCTATCTCGCTCAAAAAGAATTACCCGTCTTACGAAATTTTCGCGCTCGATAACCTCAAACGGCGCGGCTCCGAACTAAGCCTAGCCCGCCTGAAAGCTGCCGGCATTGAATTTCTCCACGGCGACATCCGTAACAAAGAGGATTTCGACGCCCTGCCCGCTGTGGATACGGTTATCGAAGCGTCGGCCGAACCAAGCGTTCTCGCTGGTCTTGATGGCACCCCCGACTACCTCATCAATACCAATCTCTTCGGCACGGTCAATTGCCTCAACTACGCGCTGAAGCACAAAGCAAACTTCATCTTCCTGTCGACAAGCCGGGTGTATCCGATCAAAACGATCGAAACACTTAACTTCGCCGAAGCCGATACGCGGTTTGTGCTAACCGACGACCAGCCGGTAGCAGGGGTTTCGTCCAAGGGTATTGCCGAGGATTTTCCGCTTACGGGTGCCCGCTCGCTTTACGGTACTACCAAACTGGCCTCTGAGCTGCTGATTCAGGAATATAACGAGTTTTACGGTCTCAAAACCGTCATCAACCGCTGTGGTGTGATTACCGGCCCCTGGCAGATGGGTAAGGTCGATCAGGGCGTCATGGTCCTCTGGATCGCCAAGCACTACTTCGAGCAGAAACTGGCGTACATCGGCTACGGCGGTACGGGTAAACAGACCCGCGACATGCTCCACATTGCGGATCTCTATCGCCTGATCGACTGGGAACTGCACAACCTCGACGCCGTGAACGGTGAAATTCTGAACGCGGGTGGCGGTGTCAAAAGCAGCGCTTCCCTGCAGGAGCTGACGGCTATCTGCCAGGAGGTTACGGGTAAAACAATTCCCATTACGTCGGTCGCCGAGAACCGGGCCGCCGATATTCGTCTTTACATTACGGATAACTCGAATGTCACGAAACTAACCGGCTGGGAACCTCAGCTGGGCATCCGGGAAATCGTCACCGACATTCACGACTGGCTGAACGAAAACCGGGATGCCCTGGAGCCGATCCTGAAGTAA
- a CDS encoding KUP/HAK/KT family potassium transporter — protein MEDKKHSDTVTAAGLLVAMGIIYGDIGTSPLYVLKAIIGQTMPVQPAMVRGALSCIFWTITLQTTIKYVILILRADNRGEGGIFALYALVRRHARWLTIPAIIGGSALLADSIITPPISVSSAVEGLRILYPNIEIIPIVIAILSVLFLIQSFGTGVVGTAFGPIMLVWFTMLGVLGFLNIAGDMSILSSVSPLYAYRFLTEFPGAFWLLGAVFLSTTGAEALYSDMGHCGRANIRVSWIYVKSCLLLNYFGQGAFIESLAGQPLGERNPFYELMPDWFLIIGIGIATAATVIASQAMLSGAFTLISEAIRLNFWPKVRLRYPSVQKGQLYVPSINWLLYAGCIAVVLYFQESTRMEAAYGLAITLTMMMSTILFSYYMYSHKYNAWLVIFFLIFYLSLESCFLVANLVKFPVGGWVSVLIAGIMAGVMIIWLQAFKIKLRLTEYVRIDQYTQSIKELSRDISIPKYATHLVFMSNAARQSEIESKIIYSIFQKRPKRADIYWFVHVDTTDDPYTMEYKVNTIAPDDAYKVTFRLGFRVEQRINLFFRKVIEDMVKNKEVDITSRYESLSRQNVIGDFRFVVLEKFLSFENELPATERLIMNIYFAIKSFTTPEDRWFGLDSSSVKIEKVPLVIRPVENVKLKRIAT, from the coding sequence ATGGAAGACAAGAAGCATTCAGACACCGTAACAGCCGCCGGCCTGCTGGTGGCGATGGGAATCATATACGGTGATATTGGTACGTCGCCCCTGTATGTGTTGAAGGCTATTATCGGGCAAACCATGCCTGTGCAACCGGCCATGGTGCGCGGGGCGCTCTCCTGTATCTTCTGGACCATTACGCTTCAAACAACGATCAAATACGTCATTCTCATCCTGCGGGCCGATAACCGGGGTGAAGGAGGCATATTTGCGCTTTACGCCCTTGTTCGGCGGCACGCCCGCTGGTTGACGATACCCGCTATTATCGGAGGCAGCGCCCTGCTGGCCGACAGTATCATTACTCCGCCTATCTCCGTGTCGTCGGCCGTTGAAGGGCTCCGGATCCTGTATCCCAATATTGAGATTATCCCGATCGTTATTGCCATCCTGTCGGTACTGTTTCTTATCCAGTCGTTCGGTACGGGCGTTGTGGGTACCGCTTTCGGCCCCATCATGCTGGTTTGGTTTACCATGCTGGGTGTGCTGGGATTCCTGAACATTGCGGGCGACATGAGCATTCTGAGTTCGGTCAGCCCCCTGTATGCATACCGGTTTCTCACCGAATTTCCGGGGGCTTTCTGGCTGCTGGGTGCGGTCTTTCTTTCGACAACGGGCGCCGAGGCCCTGTATTCCGATATGGGTCACTGCGGCCGGGCGAACATCCGGGTGAGCTGGATTTACGTTAAAAGCTGCCTGCTGCTCAATTATTTCGGGCAGGGGGCCTTTATCGAATCACTGGCCGGCCAGCCACTCGGCGAGCGCAATCCGTTCTATGAGCTCATGCCCGATTGGTTCCTGATCATCGGCATCGGTATTGCTACTGCGGCTACCGTCATTGCCAGCCAGGCCATGCTTAGCGGTGCCTTTACGCTCATCAGCGAAGCAATCCGGCTTAATTTCTGGCCGAAAGTGCGACTACGTTACCCCAGTGTTCAGAAAGGTCAGCTGTACGTGCCGAGTATCAACTGGCTGTTGTATGCCGGTTGTATTGCCGTAGTGCTGTACTTTCAGGAGTCGACACGGATGGAAGCGGCTTATGGGCTGGCCATCACGCTGACGATGATGATGAGCACGATTCTGTTCAGTTATTATATGTACTCTCACAAGTACAACGCCTGGCTGGTCATCTTTTTCCTGATCTTCTATTTAAGTCTCGAAAGCTGCTTTCTGGTCGCTAACCTCGTCAAGTTCCCGGTTGGCGGTTGGGTATCGGTGCTGATTGCGGGCATCATGGCCGGGGTCATGATCATCTGGCTACAGGCGTTCAAGATCAAACTACGCCTGACCGAATACGTCCGTATCGACCAGTATACCCAGTCGATCAAGGAACTGAGCCGCGACATCAGTATCCCCAAATACGCAACGCACCTGGTCTTCATGAGCAACGCGGCCCGGCAGTCGGAGATTGAGTCGAAGATTATCTACTCCATTTTTCAGAAGCGACCCAAACGCGCTGATATCTACTGGTTCGTCCACGTCGACACCACCGACGATCCCTACACGATGGAGTACAAGGTGAACACCATTGCCCCCGACGATGCCTACAAGGTGACGTTTCGCCTTGGTTTCCGCGTAGAACAACGGATAAACCTGTTCTTTCGGAAGGTCATCGAGGATATGGTAAAAAACAAGGAAGTGGACATCACGAGCCGGTACGAGTCGCTCAGTCGCCAGAACGTGATCGGCGACTTCCGGTTTGTGGTGCTGGAGAAGTTCCTCTCGTTCGAGAACGAGTTACCCGCCACCGAACGGTTAATTATGAATATCTATTTCGCCATCAAGAGCTTCACCACGCCCGAAGACCGCTGGTTTGGGCTGGACAGCAGTTCGGTCAAAATTGAAAAGGTGCCGCTTGTGATCCGGCCGGTTGAAAACGTCAAACTTAAACGCATTGCCACCTAA
- a CDS encoding DUF2064 domain-containing protein translates to MSLIRSQTAVLLFSLPAALDAVRKGLTGKWAARNRTLWETMHQLTRAKITAAGLDCVSSVEVVSNPDYTTSFGTQLQVAVAATFAQGYRRIIVVGNDCPDLRVCDLRAAADALGQGHLPVGYDKRGGVFLFGVDQRFCSAESDKAAQVFKGLPWQSSQLGTALTSYLNQAFGTVVCLSAVRADWNERADLQAGDWLRGAFAGLAHQVWMLVTATQNGDTTVRFTRQSFFGRAVSLRAPPVAA, encoded by the coding sequence ATGTCCCTGATACGTTCCCAAACTGCCGTTCTCCTGTTTTCCCTGCCCGCTGCGCTCGATGCCGTGCGCAAGGGGCTGACGGGTAAATGGGCAGCCCGCAACCGGACTTTGTGGGAAACGATGCATCAGCTGACCAGGGCAAAGATCACCGCAGCCGGTCTGGACTGCGTGTCATCGGTCGAGGTCGTCTCCAACCCTGACTATACCACCTCCTTCGGTACGCAACTACAGGTAGCCGTTGCGGCAACTTTTGCCCAGGGATACCGGCGTATCATTGTTGTTGGAAATGACTGTCCCGACCTGCGCGTGTGTGACCTGCGCGCTGCGGCCGATGCGCTCGGGCAGGGGCACCTACCGGTGGGTTACGACAAGCGGGGGGGCGTATTTCTGTTCGGGGTCGACCAGCGTTTTTGTTCGGCCGAGTCAGACAAGGCAGCCCAGGTGTTTAAAGGGTTGCCCTGGCAGAGCAGCCAGCTGGGAACAGCCCTGACCAGTTACCTCAACCAGGCGTTTGGTACCGTCGTTTGTTTATCGGCGGTGCGTGCCGACTGGAACGAGCGGGCAGATCTACAGGCGGGCGACTGGCTCCGGGGTGCTTTCGCCGGACTGGCTCACCAGGTGTGGATGCTGGTGACTGCCACCCAAAATGGGGATACCACCGTCAGATTTACCCGTCAGAGTTTTTTCGGACGTGCCGTTTCACTGCGCGCTCCGCCGGTTGCTGCCTAG
- a CDS encoding TonB-dependent receptor plug domain-containing protein: protein MKKLFLLCLVMGVAAHSFAQTADLDVTVRELTRQQAAVGQLIYLENPSIGLTQSAQTDANGKVLFRSLPLNGTYRLFTKETDTYLESSADNIDLRANFRRGVTLLLPSKREVNLAEVKVSTSASRINTTNAEVSSEITSKQVEELPVEGRDITRVLYRLPNVSQATGFFAEAPNVSINGANALFNNYLIDGMDNNERFLGGQKFAIPVGFVRNVSVLTNNYSVEFGNTGNGIINITSKSGSNQTTGEVFLLSRPGSVIDAQTSYPLRDLSGNQVKDGFARYQGGFGIGGALVKNKTFYYLNVEHTTDVKDNLLNSPQLGINETVRGTNRFTYISGKIDQFWTDRFKSSIRVNVGQVAIGRQAGGLTGGIAFPSAANAQDRNSVLIASRNTYTTDRFASETNIQYSSFRWNYARPVNPNSPDVTVQDPTGQSIAYLGHPGYLFDSHENTVQLQQKFSFYRGNHTFRAGAEVISARHRLFGGVIPTAVTRFG from the coding sequence ATGAAGAAACTTTTTCTACTCTGCCTCGTCATGGGCGTTGCCGCTCACTCGTTTGCCCAAACGGCTGATCTGGACGTTACCGTTCGCGAGCTAACCCGTCAGCAAGCCGCCGTTGGCCAACTGATTTACCTTGAAAATCCGTCCATTGGCCTCACGCAGTCGGCCCAGACCGATGCCAATGGCAAAGTGTTGTTTCGGTCACTTCCGTTAAATGGTACCTACCGGCTGTTTACCAAAGAGACAGATACCTATCTGGAGAGTTCGGCCGACAACATCGACCTGCGGGCCAACTTCCGGCGGGGCGTTACGTTGCTACTCCCTTCCAAGCGGGAAGTAAACCTGGCTGAAGTAAAGGTCAGTACAAGTGCCTCGCGCATTAACACCACCAACGCCGAAGTCTCGTCCGAGATAACCAGCAAGCAGGTGGAGGAACTGCCCGTAGAAGGGCGTGACATTACGCGGGTGCTTTACCGATTGCCGAACGTGAGCCAGGCTACGGGTTTCTTCGCCGAAGCACCGAACGTGAGCATCAACGGTGCCAACGCGCTGTTTAACAACTATCTCATTGATGGGATGGACAACAACGAACGGTTTCTGGGTGGGCAGAAATTTGCCATCCCCGTTGGCTTTGTCCGCAACGTATCGGTACTGACCAACAACTACTCGGTGGAATTTGGCAATACCGGTAACGGGATCATCAACATCACCAGTAAGTCGGGCAGCAACCAGACAACGGGCGAGGTGTTCCTGCTATCGCGGCCCGGCTCAGTCATTGACGCCCAAACGAGCTACCCCCTCCGCGACCTGTCGGGTAACCAGGTAAAAGACGGCTTTGCCCGCTACCAGGGCGGTTTCGGTATTGGTGGCGCGCTGGTGAAGAACAAAACGTTCTACTACCTGAACGTGGAGCACACGACCGATGTAAAAGATAACCTGCTCAACTCGCCCCAGCTGGGTATCAATGAAACCGTGCGCGGCACGAACCGCTTCACGTATATATCGGGCAAAATCGATCAGTTCTGGACCGATCGGTTCAAGTCGTCAATACGGGTAAACGTTGGGCAGGTGGCCATTGGGCGGCAGGCGGGTGGCCTCACGGGCGGCATCGCTTTCCCGTCGGCGGCCAACGCGCAGGATCGTAACTCCGTTCTGATTGCCTCGCGAAACACCTACACGACCGACCGCTTTGCGTCGGAGACCAATATCCAGTACAGCAGTTTCCGCTGGAACTACGCACGCCCTGTCAATCCCAACAGCCCCGACGTAACGGTGCAGGACCCAACGGGCCAGAGCATTGCTTACCTTGGTCATCCCGGTTACCTGTTCGATTCGCACGAGAATACGGTGCAGCTGCAGCAGAAATTCTCCTTTTACCGCGGTAATCACACCTTCCGCGCTGGTGCCGAAGTGATTTCGGCCCGGCACCGGCTCTTCGGGGGGGTAATCCCAACGGCAGTTACACGGTTCGGTTAA
- a CDS encoding TonB-dependent receptor domain-containing protein, with protein MRERGVGVGLSPTDIPADAQVLGYSVELRPASFGTTQTIYTAYVEDQISAGPRLNLTLGVRYDYDNLSKGGAASGDFNNVAPRASFNYKLTGRAALRGGVGIFYDKILYSVYSDALAQNNTGADFKRQLQYFVEKGILPASTNIDRVTYEGNLSVGGSNNAGVPIRYLQGPSAATFAGQRNLFSGERRILNPNGYANPYTFQSTVGYQYQVSDKMLFYADVVYNESYNQFRTTNLNAPAAWDYNLSAQRGIARSTDAANLTRPLPIVNGTGTINGQVLTGVAQSVVMTEDKGRSRYTALSVNLQKDRASDVYAYRLIYTLSRLYNDTEDINFRAMDANNFGAEWGPSVNDRRHIINGIFNYYVGQRLTATVAALIQSGQPINRVPNGTSYVVVDQNLNPVLNGSGQRITSADLNGDGTAFGDAYNGSTDRQPGESRNSDRLPWSKVIDVSLQYNLPIGAVSRRLEVRADVFNVFNTNNLSGYSNNATQSNQIQIGPANSGIVQRNAAPPRQFQFGVRYLF; from the coding sequence TTGCGGGAGCGTGGGGTAGGTGTAGGCCTGAGTCCAACGGATATACCCGCCGATGCGCAGGTGTTGGGCTACTCGGTGGAATTGCGCCCGGCCTCGTTCGGCACGACGCAGACTATTTATACCGCCTACGTAGAGGATCAGATTTCGGCTGGTCCGCGCCTGAATCTGACGCTTGGCGTTCGCTACGACTACGACAATCTGAGCAAAGGGGGAGCTGCTTCCGGCGACTTCAACAACGTAGCACCCCGCGCCAGTTTTAACTACAAGCTGACCGGCCGGGCGGCCCTGCGTGGTGGCGTCGGTATATTCTACGACAAAATTTTGTATTCGGTTTACAGCGATGCTCTGGCGCAGAACAACACCGGTGCCGACTTCAAACGGCAGCTGCAGTATTTCGTTGAGAAAGGTATTCTGCCCGCCAGCACGAACATTGACCGGGTTACTTACGAAGGGAATCTGAGCGTAGGAGGCAGCAACAACGCCGGTGTTCCTATTCGGTACCTGCAGGGTCCCTCGGCCGCTACCTTCGCCGGACAGCGTAACCTGTTCAGTGGCGAACGGCGTATCCTGAATCCGAATGGCTACGCCAATCCATACACGTTCCAGTCGACGGTCGGGTATCAGTACCAGGTGAGCGATAAGATGCTGTTTTACGCCGATGTCGTTTACAATGAGTCGTACAACCAGTTTCGCACGACGAACCTGAACGCACCGGCCGCCTGGGACTACAACCTGAGCGCGCAGCGGGGAATTGCCCGTTCTACGGATGCCGCGAACCTGACCCGGCCTCTGCCCATCGTGAACGGTACCGGTACCATCAACGGACAGGTCCTGACGGGCGTAGCGCAAAGTGTTGTCATGACGGAAGATAAAGGACGGTCGCGCTACACGGCGCTGAGCGTGAACCTGCAGAAAGACCGCGCCAGTGATGTTTATGCCTACCGCCTGATCTACACCCTTTCCCGGCTTTACAACGATACGGAAGACATTAACTTCCGGGCCATGGACGCCAACAATTTCGGGGCCGAATGGGGCCCCTCGGTCAACGACCGGCGGCATATCATCAACGGTATTTTCAACTACTACGTTGGCCAGCGCCTGACGGCAACGGTGGCCGCCCTGATTCAGAGCGGGCAGCCCATCAACCGGGTACCCAACGGAACGAGCTACGTAGTGGTCGACCAGAATCTGAACCCGGTCCTGAACGGCAGCGGCCAGCGCATTACCTCGGCTGACCTGAACGGTGACGGTACGGCTTTTGGTGACGCCTACAACGGCAGTACCGACCGGCAGCCGGGCGAGAGCCGCAACTCCGACCGCCTGCCCTGGTCGAAAGTAATTGACGTGAGCCTGCAGTATAACCTGCCAATCGGCGCTGTATCGCGTCGTCTGGAGGTGCGGGCCGATGTGTTCAATGTTTTTAACACCAATAACCTGAGCGGCTATTCGAACAATGCCACCCAGAGCAACCAAATCCAGATTGGACCGGCTAACAGCGGAATCGTGCAGCGCAATGCCGCCCCACCGCGTCAGTTCCAGTTTGGGGTTCGGTATTTATTCTAG